GTTCCAGGATTTCGCCGTGGTCCATGAAGATGACCCGGTCGGCCACCTCGCGGGCGAACCCCATTTCGTGGGTCACGCAGAGCATGGTCATGCCGTCGCGGGCCAGATTCTTCATGACGTTCAGGACCTCGTTGATCATTTCCGGGTCCAGGGCCGAGGTGGGTTCGTCGAAGAGCATGATCTGGGGCTGCATGGCCAGGGCCCGGGCGATGGCCACGCGCTGCTGCTGGCCACCCGACAGTTCGACGGGGTACTTGTGGGCCTGGTTGCCGATGCCCACCCGGTCAAGCAGACGCAGGGCCGTCTTCTCGGCTTCGTCCTGGGTGACCTTCTTGACCTTCATGGGGGCCAGGGTGATGTTCTTGAGCACCGTCAGATGAGGGTAGAGATTGAACTGCTGGAAGACGATGCCGATCTCGGCGCGCAGGGCGTTCAGGTCCTGGGACTTGTCCGTGATGTCTTTGCCGTTGATGACGATCTCGCCGTTGTCCACGTCCTCGAGGCGGTTCACGCAGCGCACGAGGGTGGACTTGCCGGAGCCGCTGGGTCCGCAGATGACCAGCACTTCTCCCTTCTCCACGGTCTCGTTGATGTTCTTCAGGACGTGAAAGTCACCGAACCATTTGTTGACATTGCGGAATTCGATCATGGGCATGCATGGGTCCTGTCGTGATCGGGGTTGATGCGGTTTGGCGATGCCCAAGGGCAACGATGGAAGCAAGAAACCCTATTGGCCCATGGCTTTTTTGTCAAATCAGCGCGGTGGAAAGCCGTTTGGGATGGCGTTCAGCCTGCGGATTGGGCAAACTGCGGGAATGCTGGGTCCTGATATGTCGGGGTGTTGTGGAATGTTTTGCGGGCGGGGCGTAAAACAATGGCCAAGGAGCCGGAACTCCTTGGCCAAATCGGTGACAATTTTGGAAATCAGGCCGTGGCCAAGACAGCTTCCAAGGCTGCGGCAAAGGCGTCCAGCTCTTCCTCGGTGATGACCAGCGGCGGGAGCAGGCGCAGGACGGTATCCTGGGTCAGGTTGAGGACGAAGCCCTTTTCCAGCAGCGCCTTCCAGACGTCCGCGCCGGGCGAGGTCAGTTCGATGCCGACCATCAGTCCGTGCACGCGCACGTCGGCAATGCGCTCCGGGAACTTCTCCCTGAGGGCCGCCAGCCTGCCGCGCAGGTGCTCGCCCAGGCGCGCCGCACGGCCGCAGAGGTCGTCGCGTTCGATGATCTCGATGACCTTCTTCGCCACGGCCGAAATGAGCGCGTTGCCGCCGAAGGTCGTGCCGTGGCTGCCGGGGGGGAAGCCCTTGGAGACCTCCTCGGTGCACATGACCGCGCCCATGGGCAGGCCGCCGGCCAGCCCCTTGGCCACGGTGACCACGTCGGGCCGCAGGCCCAGATGCTGGTGGGCCCAGAATTTCCCGGTACGGCCCACGCCCGTCTGGATCTCGTCGATCATGAGCAGCACGCCCCGCTCGGCGCACAGGGCGGCCAGCCCCCGGGCATAGTCCTCGGGCAGCGGCTTGACCCCGCCTTCGCCCTGGATCATCTCGATGAGCACGGCGGCCGTACGGTCGTTCATGGCGGCCTTCATGGCGTCGAGGTCGCCGAAGGGAACGGTCACGAACCCTTCGGGCAGGGGACCGAAGCCGGTCTTGATCTTGTCCTGGCCCGTGGCC
This genomic interval from Desulfomicrobium escambiense DSM 10707 contains the following:
- a CDS encoding aspartate aminotransferase family protein → MNSEEIQKCDAAALCRTYARYPLAVNRGQGTRLFSPEGKVYTDLLAGIAVCNLGHSHPELVEVICAQAKKLIHVSNLFYQEEQVELAKKLLGTCHLDRVFFCNSGAEANEGAIKLARRYMREGRGQERYEIITVTGSFHGRTLATLTATGQDKIKTGFGPLPEGFVTVPFGDLDAMKAAMNDRTAAVLIEMIQGEGGVKPLPEDYARGLAALCAERGVLLMIDEIQTGVGRTGKFWAHQHLGLRPDVVTVAKGLAGGLPMGAVMCTEEVSKGFPPGSHGTTFGGNALISAVAKKVIEIIERDDLCGRAARLGEHLRGRLAALREKFPERIADVRVHGLMVGIELTSPGADVWKALLEKGFVLNLTQDTVLRLLPPLVITEEELDAFAAALEAVLATA
- a CDS encoding amino acid ABC transporter ATP-binding protein; the protein is MPMIEFRNVNKWFGDFHVLKNINETVEKGEVLVICGPSGSGKSTLVRCVNRLEDVDNGEIVINGKDITDKSQDLNALRAEIGIVFQQFNLYPHLTVLKNITLAPMKVKKVTQDEAEKTALRLLDRVGIGNQAHKYPVELSGGQQQRVAIARALAMQPQIMLFDEPTSALDPEMINEVLNVMKNLARDGMTMLCVTHEMGFAREVADRVIFMDHGEILERGTPEHFFTNPEHERTKAFLREIL